The nucleotide sequence GATACGCTGAATCAAGACGCCGAGTCGATCCAGAAATCTCTTGATCTGAGCGGATTGGCGGGGGAGGCCCCCTCCGTCGTGCCTGGTTACCGGATTCTCAAGCCGATCGGCGAAGGAAAGTATGGCTCCGTCTGGCTGGCCCGCGAACAGAATACGGGAAAGCACGTGGCGATCAAGTTTTACACCCACCGCCGTGGTGTCGACTGGTCGCTGCTGGGACGTGAAGTCGAAAAGCTGGCGGTGCTGTACACTTCGCGAAATATCGTCGGTTTGCTGGCTGTCGGATGGGATCATGATCCCCCGTATTATGTGATGGAGTACCTCGAAAACGGTTCGCTGGCTGCTCGACTGGCTGTCGGCCCTCTCGCTGTTGCGGACGCTGTCCGAATAGCCACACGCGTCTGCCAGGCGCTGGTGCACGCTCATGGAAGCGGGATTCTGCATTGTGACCTCAAGCCGGCGAATATCCTGCTGGACCAGGACTTCGAACCTCGCCTGTGTGACTTCGGCCAATCGCGTCTGGCGGACGAACATAGCCATTCCTTGGGAACGCTCTTCTACATGGCTCCGGAGCAGGCGGATCTGAAGGCCGTTCCGGACGCTCGCTGGGACGTTTACGCGCTGGGGGCACTCATTTTTAACATGCTCACCGGCACCCCGCCCCATCGGACAGAAGAGACCGAGCGACGATTGAGTTCCGCAGGGACACTCGAAGAACGACTCTCTATTTACCGGCAAATCGTTCGTTCCGATGCCAGACCGACCAGTCACCGCAGCGTTTTCGGCATCGACCAGCAGTTGTGTGAGATTGTAGATCGCTGCCTCGCTGCCGATCCTGCAAAGCGTTTCCCGAATGCTCAGGCGGTGCTGGATAAACTGGTCAGCCGTGAGCGATTCCGTGCCCGGCGACCATTGATTCTGTTGGGGCTGATCCTGCCATTGCTGCTGCTGTTGAGTATCGCTCCACTGGCAATGGACACGATGAATGATGCCGTGCGGACAACTCAGGACAATCTGATCCGCCGGGCGCTTGAAAGTGATGTTCTATCGGCAAATCTGCTGGCTGACAGCATCAATCGTGAACTGGAAGACCGGCGGCATGAGCTCGAGACTCTGGCCGCCGACACGCGATTGCGGGAGGAGATTGCCAGCCTCGCCGTGCTTCCCATCGCGCAGCGGAAACCACTGATTGACCACCTCGATCGACTGAAGCGGGAAAACGATGAGCGGTCGAAAGAGTTAAGCCGCGTCCAGGACTCAAGCTGGTTCCTGCTGGACGCGAGCGGGATCCAGCGCTGGAGATCGCCCGCCAGTCAGATGCAGGATGAAAACATGGCTTGGCGCGATTTCTTTCACGGCAGTGGCAATGACTGGCCGCGCAACGAAGTTCCCGTGGATATCCACGCGATCCGGACGTGTCGGATCTCCATTCCGTTCAAATCTGCGTCGAACGAACTCTATGTCGTCGCGCTATCGGTGCCCGTGTTCGATCCTCAAAAGTCGGAAGACGTGATCGGGGTGCTCTGTCGTACCCTGACACTGGGGAGTCTGATTAAGGACTATCAGCGGAACTGGCAGACCCAGATTTCGGACGGGGTGAATCGCAAACTGGCCATCGTCGATGGGGGGGATCTGGACGGCGAGCGACACTGGCAGTTACTTGCTCACAGCTGGATGGACGACTCGCAACTGGGGCAGATCAGCGAGGCCGACTTCCGGAAGCTCCGATTGAAAGGGATTGTCGATGATGAAGTTCTGGAGAATCTGGAGGAACTGATTCGACAGAACAAGAAGGGGGATCCCAGCGTCGCAAAGGGAGAATACGACCGGACGCGACACTATCTCGATCCTGTCCATCAGTTTGACCCGGATACCTATGGAGGGGAATGGCTGGCCGCGTTCAGCCCGGTGGGGAACACAAAATGGGCCGCCGTTGTGCAGGAACGCAAGGACGTTGCCCTGCGTCCGGTGGAGGAATTGAAGGCCCGCATGTTGAACTCGGCCATCGGCGGCGTATTGGTGGTGCTGGGACTGGTTGCCGGATCCTGGTGGTTGATTGTTGCTCTATTGAATGAGCGTGCACCTCGGTGGCTCAAGTTCTGGCAGCCCCGCGCCGCGAGGACCGGGACGACGATGATGTCTCTGACTGGCAAAACCGTTCCAAGCGACTGAGTCGCAGCCAATAAAATTCGGAAAGGTTCCCGTCTTTACGCATTTTCGCCAGAGCGCGCAGTCCCGATGGTTGACGCTCTGACGTGGGAATTCTGACATTCAAGTCGCACCGACGAACCGACGATCAATGGAAAGTCACCCGAGATGTGGCAATCACCCTTGCGGGGGACTGCCGGGCAAAACTCTGAAAAACGTTAAGGAAATATGCATGTCGAACGGGAATCACGACCAGTTTCGGTTGGGCTTCCTGACAGCGGTTGAGGACGAGGAACGAGGATACGTCGGCGGACTGCTGATCACGAATCGGTTTGGTCGTCCTCTGGAATTCCAATGCACCTCGCCCGTGAAACCAAATCGGACCCAGCAGATTCTTTATGGCCCCACCCTGAGACCTTACGTTTTGGGAGAGCTGATTGGGCGCACCCTACTGGAAAAGGTCGGGGTCAAACCGCATTTGATCATGGTTGAGACCTCCGATCTCCTCGATCTGAGAAGTGTTACCTCACTTCCTGTCGCCAGCCTGCCGACGACTTCTCCGGACTCAAAGTCCAGTGAAACCGCAAAGAATAGGGTGAATGGTGAGGATGGTGGAGGTGCCTCAGGGTCCTTGCGGCTAGGCAAAGAATTGATCGCATTTCATGCATCCCATCCCGAGGACAGGACCGAGGTCGAGAACTATTCGAAGCTGGTTCCCGGTGATGCAGATCTTCGGGAACCCTTCGAGCGTGTCCGTGAAGCCTTGGTCGAAACCCTTCGACTCAGTCTCGCTCGCCCCGCCTGACGGGATGGTTGTCCTGAAGAGGGGATGGTCCGACTGATCGGGATATGAGAAGCAGCGGGGATTGCCTAAGCTGCTGAGATGGACGGTATTCTCGGAAAAGACGAGAGCCTGATTCACGCAGGTGATGGACAATCAGATCGCATCGGAGGACGCATTGATCAGGGACGATCTCAAAGCCGACAGCGAGCTGGCGTCAAAAGTACGACGAGCTAAATCGGGGTCACTTCAGGGGCCCCACTGGACGCCGCTCAAG is from Schlesneria sp. DSM 10557 and encodes:
- a CDS encoding serine/threonine protein kinase; its protein translation is MVDQVRSQLTTEIASHEVLSDTLNQDAESIQKSLDLSGLAGEAPSVVPGYRILKPIGEGKYGSVWLAREQNTGKHVAIKFYTHRRGVDWSLLGREVEKLAVLYTSRNIVGLLAVGWDHDPPYYVMEYLENGSLAARLAVGPLAVADAVRIATRVCQALVHAHGSGILHCDLKPANILLDQDFEPRLCDFGQSRLADEHSHSLGTLFYMAPEQADLKAVPDARWDVYALGALIFNMLTGTPPHRTEETERRLSSAGTLEERLSIYRQIVRSDARPTSHRSVFGIDQQLCEIVDRCLAADPAKRFPNAQAVLDKLVSRERFRARRPLILLGLILPLLLLLSIAPLAMDTMNDAVRTTQDNLIRRALESDVLSANLLADSINRELEDRRHELETLAADTRLREEIASLAVLPIAQRKPLIDHLDRLKRENDERSKELSRVQDSSWFLLDASGIQRWRSPASQMQDENMAWRDFFHGSGNDWPRNEVPVDIHAIRTCRISIPFKSASNELYVVALSVPVFDPQKSEDVIGVLCRTLTLGSLIKDYQRNWQTQISDGVNRKLAIVDGGDLDGERHWQLLAHSWMDDSQLGQISEADFRKLRLKGIVDDEVLENLEELIRQNKKGDPSVAKGEYDRTRHYLDPVHQFDPDTYGGEWLAAFSPVGNTKWAAVVQERKDVALRPVEELKARMLNSAIGGVLVVLGLVAGSWWLIVALLNERAPRWLKFWQPRAARTGTTMMSLTGKTVPSD